The genomic interval GAAGCCATGCACCAACGAATTCAcaagtctgaattcgttggcatgcacatgatgaggctcATGGGGTCTTGGTccacctcctcggttttcatGTTCTCAATacaaaggattgaaggcatgcacatgatgaggcaccaggtctcagAATACCTTCtcagtttttctgtttttctgagacccagaaaattttttggtctaaaTTCTTAACTCTTAATTAACTCAGACACATGTGAAAAGCGtccttcgattaatttttaataatttaccgctttaaaaagtcgaaaaatcgagatatctcgattaatttcatattCACCAGATGGGTGGCGTCCTCACTTCACATGCCTGAAATCCAGTGCTGAAATCCCATTGAAATCCCAACCCAACCTAGCCATCGCGCCATCGCGTATTATCGTTTGGGTTTTTTgtgtattttcaaatttgtctcGGGTAGCCACCCAAGACTCTTTACAAGGGTTGACAGTCAATAGATAGAGAGCGGTAtagtttctaaaaatttttaaagattAAGTAAACTGCAATGGCTTTCATCGCAAGCTTTCGCAATGTAAGTAACGGTATTGTCTTGTCATTAACTTCTATTGAATAGTTAGGTTTGGTTGTTACAGGTTATAATACCTACCCATTCATGAATCTTTTAGAGTGTTGGAGTTACCAATCTTGCCATCATAGTTTGAATGATCACTTTCACAGGTGTTGTCTACTTTGGAACATGCTTGCATCCAAAGACAAATACATGTCACAGCAGTTACTGCCAGAGTACAGGCAGGCCGATACAGAGTTACCATCAAGAGAGATCGGCCACTGACCTACGAGATGGCAAATCCCCCCTATCAAATCGCCCATCGAAAGTCATGGAATTCCTGGAACACATGTACAAATTGCACATTCATTatatagtataaaaaaaactactgaTTCTGATGAAATTTCCTGTGGAAAATCGGTTTGAATATGGATGAAGTATGTCACAAATATTCAAAACTAAACATGactatatttattcattttcagctAATGTAACTGGTGGCAATAGAAGTTCCGAAACTGCTGTTGATGATATGTTTATTCGCCGTTTTATCACAGGAACATGGCATTCATTATTTATGAGTGAAGTTATCATCAAACGTCAACACAATATCATAAGAATAGCAGGTATAGTTCGCCGTAGCATTAGTTcaagaaaaatgtattttttaattggCTACTGTGAGGAACTTCTCAGTTTTTGGTTACAATGCCCTGTTAAACTCGAGCTCCAAACGGTCCAAAGCAAAAATGATGTcatatacaagtatatttAATGTGTAGCatatttgaatatcgataagtagaataaatgaattcaaataaatacCGAGTGTCAACTTATTTATTCTCTCCCAGGGATGAAACATATTCCTTCTGTATGAGGCCAACTATAAAACTTTACTAGTAATTCTTTTCGGACCACGATGTTGAAGAGGAATTATGGTCAGGTTgatagaaaatattaaaattattggaTAGATCTAGTAATTCCACTATACCTTGATATAAGTTTTGAACATAcacttcaaaaaaatttgctcAGAGAAAAAGTAGTGCGCATGAAAGTAAGGGAAGGGGGTATCATATTTCCCACAGTTTCAATATTCAGAAGCACGTCTAATCAAGTAAAGCATTATACTGTTAAAATCAATTGAAGATTTTCCATTTACTTTTATTAGCTGATACTTCTTACATTCGATCTTAATGCAAACGCAGCCCATATGTAATGATtgcattttcaataaaaaaacaaagtacaaGTCACCCTAAAATGGATATCAAATCAAAAGACATACAGGGCTACTTTAGTGTAAACCGACAGATCATTCAAACGTAATATAATTCTACATAGTCTTGCCACCcacatccttttttttacacacctgTGCACACACTTTCCTTGACTTTTCAATCAGGTCTCGCATAGTTATGAGGTTGCATTTTGCAAGATagaattctattttattcataaaagcTAGGGTATAAATTCTGTGCAGTTCGGAATttataacgataaaataacgatacttTTCTCTCAAAGCATATATGGATATCAATATCTCAGAAGGTGTTGACAACTGATCACACATGCTAATAGATAACTTTAATTTCTATGTATCTAATTGGTGTTTGCGTCTAAATGCTGTTCTCATTCAATTATGTTTATGCAATGATAGATGATAGAATGGCGAATAGAATACATCACAAATCAATCAAATGATTAAAGCCAAGTATAATAACTGCAATTGAGTAATATCAATAATGCGTTTACTCATGATTTAAACAAATACAATGCTATGATGAGACCTGATCAACAAATTAGATTTCTCACTTTTGTACAATATAGTGATTTGAATATGAtgccaaaaatgtttgtagctatgaaaaattcgaaactatGTCTCTATCCACAACTGGATCAAAACCTGGTTGTAAGACTAATGACAAATTGTATTTGAACATGTAGATAAATCATAGTTTTGAAGATATTGAGCTCCAAAATCGACTTAGCTATTGAAATAAACTGTAAAGACTAAGATGGGCAGCAAGGTTTAGGAGTAACTTTTACGACCAATATGAAATTCATTAGTTGTAAGATATCACTTTCAGAATTGAAACAActaaataatcaatcaaatgTAAATATCTACTCAATGATAAGATCTATGATAAGACTAACAAAACCACATTTTTGCTGTGGTCAAAGAGCCATAGCCATATGGATATGGCTTTGTTAGCTACAGGCTGGTTGGCTCATCCTGATAGATAGCAAAAAACTGCTACCTGCGGATCAGTCGACAGCCGCGGgtttaatataattaattgtcAAGCGCAcaagtatgtacgtatgcaGAATTAAtctaatttgtcatttttttacaataattgcAACAGATAATTTGACAGAATTATCATTTCTAACAATTGCTACGCCCATgtagagaaataaattgtaaTTAGTTCAGTTGTATATTCCGATAGAAATAGAAAGATACAGGAATTATCTTTGTCTATACTAAAGATGTTCTGTACTTGATTGAATAAGAGTGaccaaatataattttatggcATAACTACTATATATACCATCGACCGTCACTGAGTGGTGGCAAATTACGTTTCTATTAAATAAATGC from Athalia rosae chromosome 6, iyAthRosa1.1, whole genome shotgun sequence carries:
- the LOC105687869 gene encoding 28S ribosomal protein S24, mitochondrial — protein: MAFIASFRNVLSTLEHACIQRQIHVTAVTARVQAGRYRVTIKRDRPLTYEMANPPYQIAHRKSWNSWNTSNVTGGNRSSETAVDDMFIRRFITGTWHSLFMSEVIIKRQHNIIRIAGIVRRSISSRKMYFLIGYCEELLSFWLQCPVKLELQTVQSKNDVIYKYI